DNA sequence from the Phoenix dactylifera cultivar Barhee BC4 chromosome 13, palm_55x_up_171113_PBpolish2nd_filt_p, whole genome shotgun sequence genome:
ttagtatGCTTAAATCCTACTTTGATGCGCTGTGTTGCTTATTAGGCTAGTGtagcttattattatttttttctattttcagatCCTAAATCATGACTGCTTGGGACTTGTGAGAGTGCGCTAGATTGCTTGGAGATACTTGATCATTTGGACTTCTAGCTTAGTTTAGTTTAGCTTAGTTCAATTtagttttgaatattttattcagTTTGAATGATAATAATTGGTTGGAACATTATGACTCTTGTAACGTCGGGATATTTATTTATAAGAATGATTTTCGAAGATTGAAGAACTATTATTATTGCTCTGAATTATTATGATTTGATCAGTAGCCTTGCATACTTGGATGGTCCGTCCAATAGGCATGCAGTGCTTGTTACTCTCCTAATTTAGGGCGTGACGACAATATAACTCAACAATCCATGATGCTACCAAATCTACATCTTCAATTCACCTATGTTGCTACGAATATCTTTTTGACATCTTTGCCGATTTCTCCATTATTTGGCCGCGATCTATGGCAACACAATTGCAGTATGCCATGTTCATAAAGAATATAATTGTCCTTGGGATCGCTTGTGCCATGTGCAGAACGGTGCTATTCATAGATGTGAGCCCCAGTGTTTTCGTTTTCTTGTTTAGTTGTGACTCTTGACATCTATAATGTTGAATGCCAGATGGACATCACTATCTATAtggcattgcatccatattttCCACCCTATAGTGGTTAGAGCATGTAGTTGTTAAACAAGAGGTTAAAGATTCAAATCCTTGCTCTAGCAATTGTTATCTATTtgtttaaataaatattatatgtATTCTATACTCTAGTTTTATATAAGAGTGATACTAAGGGAGATGCGTGGTTAGAGGATATTAGTGCAACACCCAGTTAACATAAGAGCCTTTTGAAACCACTGTAACAGCCATTTAATTTGTAACACctgtttatcttttttttttcaaaaaaaagaatactTGGATTACGAAGTTGATTTTGTCTTTTTAAAAATTGGTTTGGTAGTGGAAATCTAAACGTAAATCCCGATAGAGCCGGCTTCATTGGTCATTGGGCGACGAAATTGTAGGGCGACAGCGAAATGGacaaattttcccaacttttgaAGCCAAAAGAGGTTTGGATGGCGGACCTAACGATGAGGTGGTGCTTTAGAATTTAGAAAATCAAAAACTACTCCCATCACGGATTGGAAAATCCAAGCTACCAGCTACAAAAGTTGTTGATTTCTAGAAGAATATTTCTCGACTGCTAAGACGACTTGGACCATATAAAGTTCTGTTCTCGTGCTAAAGAAATTTCAGCAAAGTGGTATTAGAGATGAAGGCGGCCGGCCAGAGTTGGAACAAAAAAGTGATCGTTTGGTGACAAAATTCAAATCAGATCATCTGATCCTGAGGTAATCTATATAAACGTTCAAGTTCCCCCACATCTAGACCTTAGGAGACACCAGGAACTGAGGGAGAGGAATAGagaaggaagggaggatgatGAGAGTTCTTTTGTGCTTGTTGCTCTGCTTCTTAGCCATTACAGCAAGAAATGATGCAACGAGGCAAGGAGATGCCCTTAACAAGCTCTACTTCGACGCGTTCAAGTTGAAGAGAGCAGCAGCTGCAGGTGCTGCTTCTTATGCCACCACCACTCTTTTCTCCAATCTATCTTCGAAAATTTATCCCCAGCAAGGGTTGAAGGAGAATGACAAGATCAGCAAGTTGCCTGGCCAGCCTGAAGGTGTGGATTTTGATCAGTATGGAGGCTATGTCACCGTCGATGCGGAATCCGGAAGGGCTCTCTTCTACTACTTCGCCGAGGCTGCTGCTTCTGCTGATCCTTCTTCCAAACCACTGGTTCTCTGGCTCAATGGAGGTGAATAACCACAGTATCATTTATAAACTATCTTGCATCATATGAATCTTTAattgtcttctgtcttcttttgatGCTATCAGGGCCAGGCTGCTCGTCTCTCGGATACGGAGCGATGGAGGAGCTAGGCCCCTTCCGCGTCATGAGCGACGGCAAGACGCTGTTCAGAAATCCATATGCATGGAATAGAGGTCTGGTTAAGCATTCAGATTCAATTTTAATGTTCGATACTCTTCTTAAATTTCTACAGTCATTCACATATATAGTTGATGCTATGTGACGTATTGTTTAGTATGTCATGATGATGTTATTAGTTGTTTATTTCTAAGAATCATTCATATTGGTATGTGATCATGTTTTGGGTGCTGCAGTGGCTAATGTGCTGTTCTTGGAGAGCCCAGCGGGCGTTGGCTTCTCCTACTCCAACACCACCTCAGACTACGACAAGAGTGGGGATAGCAGGACGGCCGCGGATGCTTATGTATTCCTGGAGAACTGGATGGAGAGATTCCCAGAGTACAAAGGCAGAGATTTCTTTATAGCTGGGGAGAGCTATGGTGGCCACTATGTGCCCCAGCTTGCTCAcaccattctccaacacaacaatACCAGCATCAACCTCAGAGGCATCATGGTATCCAATTAACTTTAGCTCTAGCTTCTTGTAGTATTAATCTTGCTGCAGTTACTGAAACTGAGATTGGACAATGCTAGATTGGCAATGGAGTGATCAACGCCGAAACAGACAGCAAGGGGATGTTCGACTATTTCTGGACACATGCACTGATCTCGGATGAGACCATTGATGCAATCCACAAGTACTGCAATTTCTCGCCGGACGCTGTTAACCAGCCTAAGCAGTGTGATCAGGCGTTGGAGGTTACCAACAATGTCTTCGAAACGCTGGACATCTACAATATCTATGCTCCTCTCTGCTTCTCATCCGGCGTCACGCCTTCTCCTAAGAGATACTCGGTTTGTCACCTTTTCTTGTCACCTATTGCTGCTGCTTTAATCGAGCTTCAAGCTTTCTAAAGGAACTTCATCACTTTGTGGGTGATCCAGATTAAGAATTTCGACCCATGCACTGATGACTACGTAAGTGCTTATCTCAACATTGCTGAGGTGCAGGAGGCTTTTCATGCCAATGTCACCAAACTCAACTACACCTGGTCTGCTTGCAGGTATTGCCAATGTCACAAATATGCCTGTATTGCTCCCCTTTGCCTTCTATTTCCTTTCTGTCAGTCTTTGTGCATATTGACACCTGGTTGGACCGGTCTAGCACTGAGCCGGTGGACCTGGTCCAACCAATAATTTTCTGTTCACTTGGGTATCCTTGCCTGCAAAGCCTTGTGAGGCTCAGATGATGACATAGATATGTAGGAACTCCCTTTTCTTCTGAATAAGAAGAGTATTATCTTGCAGCATGGCCGGTCTACAAAAATCAAGAGGAATAGTGTTCTTCAGTCTACTTTAGTCCCAAGCCTTGGAACTCGGACTTGGAGGGGTGGAACAATACTGTTTTAGAGCTTGGTTAATTATGTGACCAGTGGAATATTTCCCATTGGATTAGTTTTTTTCTCATTACATCATGTGCATCAATTTTATTTAATCACCATTAGAACATTTGCACTTGCACTCTTGTTTGAATATCCTTGCAATTATGACCATCATAGTAACAAGCTTTTAtccattttaatattttaatagatAATTAACTTTATTAGTTTCAGGAATAACATCCTCCAATTgctgagaaaaaaagaaaaaacaataaaCCAGTGCCCTATAGCTTCATAAAATTCATTTTTATTAGGTGATACGCTTCCTCCATCCAAGTTAAGGACCCTTACCAGGTCCCATATATATTGCGATGTCCACTTATTATTTCTTATGAATTGGGTGTCCATTGTGGTCATATTGATTaaatatctttttatgaaaCACACTGACTAAGCTTCAAAAGAGTTCTTTTTCATAATAAGACTTACCACCCTATTCTTACTACGAAGGAGTGATCTTCCCTACTATTATTTGTGCATTTACCAACTCACTTTTCCTCATAGATCTTAAACATCTCAGATTTGCATTAGTCTTCCTTTTATAAATTTAGGAGAACGGGTCAGATGGATGAACTTAGTGGGAGATAATATTGGTAATATTGCTAATGCAACCCAAGCTATAACTTCACTTCTTTCCCCTTGAACGAAAGAACAAGCATAAACTACGAAATGCTGGACATTCGTTTTTATTGATAACTAGGATCACAAGAGATACAAAAGTGCTTATTTTGACTATGGTTCATTTGTTCCATCTCCTAAAATAAATCGGTTTATGCAAAGATAGGAATCATTCGATGGCATATTATGCAACCCAAAATCACTGCTAGAATTGTCATTACTTGCAAAAGATTGCTCTTCCTCATTCATTTGTAATGGTTTTTATGTTCTTGTGAGGACAAAGGTCAACAATATGGATGGTAGGGGTAATTACTAGATCAAAACAAACTTGATCAATGgtacataaatataaaaataaagtatGCGCATTATTGTGTTTAAGGGTTACAACAAAATGAGTGGTGCATTTTAAGTTACAACTTCAGGGAATCGTTGAACTGTTctataacaatataaatttcAATGGtacattttttattctttcattGAGGTAGCACTTAATATTTGTTGAAGATTTCTTGATACCTATTCAATTGTCACCTTAAATTACTTACAAGTTTCAAATATGTAGAGCTACAGACATGAGGATGGAAAATAAtacttaatattttgaatatcctTTCAAGTTTTAGGATtacatttaattttattaaatgtGTTTTAATCCAACAATATTATGATGCAGGCATTTTATGCAATGGACAGATAGCCCTTACACGGTCTTACCACTTATCAAGGAATGCATGGCTAATGATATACGAGTTTGGGTGTATAGGTAATATGAATGAATTCATTTTCTACAAAGTtatcatattttaaaaatttatagatATTTTTGAATTAATAATAGTTATAAATCATGATAAATAGGCAATTAGTTTCTTTGTCATGTTAAATGCAGCGGAGATGTTGATGGACGGGTTCCTGTCACTTCATCGAGATATTCTCTCAATCAACTAAATCTTCTAGTAAAAACTGAGTGGCAACCATGGTTTATCAATAAGGAGGTAAACTATTCATCTAACATTTGGCTTAATGAAGTCAATAGATTTTCTCAGTTAACCCtttacatatacacatacaaaaatattaaacaaaacaaaaaggtaATTAAGCTAATCGGTAAGTATGTAATGTTATAACATAATTTCTTTTGTAAAACCTAAACAATGATATTTGTTATATATCAAAAACACACATCACACAAAATTTGATAACAATGGTTTGAAGTCTTATGCTCCAATAAAAAGTCCTCTTCAAATGCAATTAGCCTAATTGGTTCTTTCACATTTTTCTTCATTGTCTTGGAAAGAAGCCGATGCCTCCTTTTCAATCTCTTTTTAATGGTAATTTAGGATCACTTATCTAATTTTCCTCTTGTTCTAATGAAGTCATCATCCTTGAATTTTGTTTGAAGAATTTGATATTCTTTTCAACTATTTTAATGGTTATCCTTAAAAATTTAGGATGGTGAACTCATCCATAAAatctaaagaaaaattttagCTATCAATGAATGACTTTATATAGTGAGGAAGAGGTCAATGCTTGCTATTATGCAAAGTAATTATAATTCCTTATGAGAATACATCAAGTTATTCTAATTTACAAGAGGCCTATTAAGCAATAGCATGATATTTTTGCTTCTCCCTTTTTCAAATTTCTCCTTTCCAACTTAAATCTAATGAATTTGGCTCCATCAATCCATATTtacaaatatataattaaaatgaGTTATTAATGAATTTTGGAACCATATTTATTACCTATCTTTTCCTCAAAAAATCACATAGTTCAATTAATTATGATGATCTTATACAAATGCCACTAAAAATCCTAAAAGTCTTTTACTATTAAAGTTGTATTTAAAGAATTAAGAGTAGACTAAGAGTTTTCATGGAATTCAATGATCTTATAGTAATAAAACTCCACTCAAGCAACTACACTAACTTCTCtcactttctctttttttaatattatggaCAGGTTGGTGGATATAGTGTTATTTATGATGATAACTTAACATTTGCTACTGTTAGAGGAGCTGGGCATGAGGTTCCGAGCTACCAAGCACTTCGAGCACTTGTACTTGTcaaattttttcttgaaggaaagccGCTTCCTTCCTGAAACtactttaatttaaatttgttcGTTTCTTAGATATATAGGTCAAAAGGTAGTTACTCGTTATCTATTTCAACCACATGTTTACTCATTAAGCCATTTATTTACTATCATTGGAAAGCATACACTTATAGTTCATAGTTGGAAtatatcattctctctctcttgtatCAAGGTTCTATTATAAAGCACAAAGGAACTGTGGAACCATGCATTAAGCCATTCATTTAAGAGGGTGGTTAAGCTCAAGCTCTTCATGGTTTTATTCTTGAAATACGTGCTTAGTATTCTCTCTTTTGCCTTCTATATGTGTGAATTCAACTATATATagatcaaaattcaaaaattatatcaagCCATATCATAAGGCCTACTTGAGTGGATTATCAAGCTAAAGTCAAGCACTCAATCTATAATCCTATAGACATCATTAGAAAAAGTTTCTCTATGGGAGAATATTTCAAAATCTCATTGCAACAATTTTATTTTAGCATTTTTGCTTATGAAATATCAAAAATGTTTCACATTGCAAAGAAAACAAGTCtaaaatttataattcatttGCCATGGTCTGTTTTTTCCCATTGGTGCTGTTGCACTCCTCCAAAGCTTGGCCTCACCTTTCCCATGCTCTGGAAGCATGTTGAGGCCTCCATCAACCTCAGTGTCCTCACTTGCAACGAGCTATTTATTGCCTCGAGAAAAGCCAGCACGAGAGATTA
Encoded proteins:
- the LOC103716440 gene encoding serine carboxypeptidase II-3-like, with amino-acid sequence MMRVLLCLLLCFLAITARNDATRQGDALNKLYFDAFKLKRAAAAGAASYATTTLFSNLSSKIYPQQGLKENDKISKLPGQPEGVDFDQYGGYVTVDAESGRALFYYFAEAAASADPSSKPLVLWLNGGPGCSSLGYGAMEELGPFRVMSDGKTLFRNPYAWNRVANVLFLESPAGVGFSYSNTTSDYDKSGDSRTAADAYVFLENWMERFPEYKGRDFFIAGESYGGHYVPQLAHTILQHNNTSINLRGIMIGNGVINAETDSKGMFDYFWTHALISDETIDAIHKYCNFSPDAVNQPKQCDQALEVTNNVFETLDIYNIYAPLCFSSGVTPSPKRYSIKNFDPCTDDYVSAYLNIAEVQEAFHANVTKLNYTWSACRHFMQWTDSPYTVLPLIKECMANDIRVWVYSGDVDGRVPVTSSRYSLNQLNLLVKTEWQPWFINKEVGGYSVIYDDNLTFATVRGAGHEVPSYQALRALVLVKFFLEGKPLPS